The Alistipes finegoldii DSM 17242 DNA segment CTTCGCCGAGAATCTCCTGCGCGGTGTTGAAGAGCGGAATGACGGCATATTCGTTGCCGGATTCGAGACCCGGTCCAGCGAATGCCCCCTTGCCGAAGGCCGTGTTCGTCGTCTCGACACTGGCGACCTGCGAAGCGGCGACCTTGTCCAGCTGCACGGCGAACGCATTGAGGTGCGCGGCGCCGGCGGCTTTCAGCTCCCAGTTGATGCGGATGGAACCCACCTTGCCGCTTTCCTTGTTCACGAGCCGGTCGATGCCGGTCACGACGACCACGTCGTTCATATCGTAATCGCCGATCCACGGCCAGCCGTCCTCGAAACAATAGGTGTAGGGCGCACCGATCACCTCGATGATTTCGGGTTCCGGCTCCGGATCGGGAGTCACAGGCTCCTTGCCTCCGTTGCATTTGCTCTCGGCAATCACGACCGTCTGCTTGTCGCGCATCACGGCGCCGCCAATCAGGCTGCCGGCGTCGATGACGTATTTCGCATCGGCCGCATTGTCGTAGACGACCTCCATAAGTCCCTCGAACTTGGTGCCGTAATAACGCGAGCTGACGCCCTTTTCCCGGATCACGACCACGGCCATCGGCTGGTCGGCCTGCGCCTGACTGACGATGCGCACGTTGCCGCCCGATCTGCTCGCATTGTATTCGTTCATGGAGAAGATCGAACCGGCTGCGGCATACAGCTCCGTATTGCTGTTGAAATATACCGTTCCGGCGTCGAGACCCGAACCCGAAGCGATGTAGAATTTCGCACCTTCGGCAATGACGTCGTCCGCTGCGGTATAGCAGTTCACGTAAAGCGTACCGCCGCCGCGGGCTTCGAGTTTATCCATCGTGGCCACACCTTTCTGGTAGGTCACCGAATAGTTGGTCACGTAGAAGGTCCCGTCGATGGCAACCGTGCCGTTCTCGCAGTTGTGAAGCTCGGCGTAGGTATTGAGCCGGAAATCGGCGCTTTCGACCTTGCCGTCATTGTAGAGCTTCGCCTTGTTGGTGACTTCGACTTCACCCGCCTGCAATGCGGCCGACGCTCCGTTGTAGAACTCGCAGGAGGTGTTGACGTTGAACAGTCCGTTGACAACGAACGTGCCTTCGTTGACGATGGTCTTGCAGGAGAAGCTCGTCTGATCGGTGGTGAAAGTACCGCCCTCGAATACATAGATGGCCGGATAGACCGCATTCTGCTGGAGGTTGGCTTTCGCCTCCCTGATATATACTTCACCGCCCGGAAGCACCGCAAGGGTCGCCTGTCCGATAGTAACCGACGCATTGAGCGTCAGTTTGCCCGCCACGTAGAGAACCGGAGCGGAATGGGGCGAGAACTTGCCGTTCAAATTGATATTGCCCGTAATCTCGGCGCCCGCGGGAATGTAATATTCCGCCGCCGCGGCATAGGGTTTGGCGATCCAGATGGCTCCGAGGTCGATATTGCCCGCCGGCGTCTGGCGGATAACCGCGCCTTCGGCGAAGTCGCTTTCCGTCTTAACCGGCAATGTCGGATAATCGGGCATCGACGAGCTTTCGCTGCGTGTAGCAGCGGAAGTGCGGATTTTGTGCGCTTCGGCGCTTTTCATCACGGCGCCCGCAACATTGAGAGCCGCGGAAACCGGCTGCATGCTGACCGACACGGTACCGTCGGGCAGGGTAGTCTGCACATAAAGGTTCCTGACCCCGGCGGGCAGCGTCATGGCCGTCGAGAAAACAGGCTGCGAAGCCTTTACCTTGTGCATTGCGCACATTCTTCGAGACAAAGATAAACATTATTTTCAACTCCAAATCATTTCCGCTCATTTATTTAACAAAACAGGCCACAATCGCATCTTTGGCATGCAAAATTCCGACCGAGGGAAAGGTTTTTCCAAAAAAATATCCCGCGGCGAGCGTAAAACTCAAAAAAACCGCTATATTTGCACCATTGGAAACAGATCCGAAGCTGAAATGACTGCAATGAACACATACGACAGCCCGTACCGCGGAACACTCCGCGGTATGATGACCATGGGTATGATGTGCATGCGCAGCCGATTCCGCCGGGTGTAACCTTTCCGTATGCACGAACGACACAATCCGGCTTCCTTTGAGGTCGGATTTTTTTGTAACGAACAAACAGCGAAATATGACTCCGAAAAACTACCGATTCGAAACGCTGCAGGTACACGCAGGCCAGCAGCCCGATCCCGTGACCGGTTCGCGCGCACTGCCGATCTACCAGACCACGTCCTATGTTTTCGACAGCGCCGAACAGGGCGCGGCACGCTTCGCCCTGCGCGAAGAGGGTAACATCTACACCCGTCTGAGCAATCCCACGACTTCGGTTTTCGAAGAGCGCATGGCTGCGCTCGAAGGGGGCACGGCGGCCGTGGCCGCCGCATCGGGCATGGCCGCCCAGTATCTGGCGTTCAGCAATCTGGTCGAAGCGGGCGACAATATCGTCAGCACGTCGTTCCTCTACGGCGGCACGTTCAGCCAGTTCAAGCATACGTTCGCCCGCATCGGCGTCGAAGTGCGCTTCGCTCAGGGCGACGACATCCGAAGCATCGCATCGCTCATGGACGACCGTACGAAAGCGGTTTATCTGGAAACGATCGGCAATCCCGAATTCAACGTACCCGACTTCGAACCCATCGTCGCGCTGGCGCACAAGCACGGCATTGCGGTAGTGACCGACAATACGTTCGGCGCGGGCGGATTCCTCTGCCGGCCGATCGAATGGGGCGTGAACGTCGTGACGCACTCGGCGACCAAGTGGATCGGCGGGCACGGCACGAGTCTGGGCGGGGTAGTCGTGGACGGCGGCAACTTCGACTGGGGCAACGGCAGATATCCGCTGCTGAGCGAACCCTCGGAGGGATATCACGGCTTTAATTTCTGGAAAGAGTGCGGCAAAACCGCCTTTGCGACCCGCACCCGCTGCGAAGGGCTGCGCGACATCGGCCCCTGCATCAGCCCGTTCAACGCGTTCCTGCTGACGCAGGGACTCGAAACGCTCTCGCTGCGCGTACAGCGCAGCGTGGACAACGCACTTGCGGTCGCGGAGTGGCTGGAAAAGCATCCCAAGATCGAACACGTCAGCTATCCGGGACTCAAAAGCAGCAAGTACCACACGCTGGCGAAGAAATACCTCCGCAACGGTTTCGGCGGCGTGCTGACGTTCCGCGTGAAAGGCAGTGCGGAGCAGGCGTCGAAGATCGTAGACAACCTCGGTCTGATCAGCCATCTGGCCAACGTCGGCGACGCGAAAACGCTGCTCATACACCCCGCATCGACCACCCACGCCCAGCTCGGCGAACAGGAACTGGCCGCTTCGGGCGTATATCCCAACCTGCTGCGGCTTTCGCTCGGCATCGAGCATATCGACGACATAAAGGAAGACCTGAACGAAGCGCTGAAACATCTGTAATGGAACCCCGCATTTACATAGCCCCCGGACCGTTCCGGCTGGAAACGGGACACACGCTGCCGGAGCTGAAGATCGCCTATCACACCTACGGCGAACTGAACGCCGCGCACGACAACGTGGTGTGGGTATGCCATGCGCTGACGGCCAATTCGGACGTCGCGGACTGGTGGCCGCACACGGTCGAAACGGGGAAGTTCCTCGATCCGGCGCGTCATTTCGTCGTCTGCGCCAACATCCTCGGCTCGCACTACGGCACGACGGGACCGCTTCATACGAATCCGCAAACCGGCACACCGTACTACCGGGATTTCCCGCCCTTCACGATCCGCGACATCGTGCGGGCGCACATCCTGCTGGCCGACGCCCTCGGCATCGGACGCATCGGCGCGCTGGTCGGAAGTTCGGTGGGCGGATTTCAGGCCGTCGAATGGGCCGTCACGGAGCCGCAGCGCATCGGCAAACTGGTGCTGATCGCCACCTCGGCCAAGGCGTCGCCGTGGAGCATCGCCATCGACGAGACACAGCGCATGGCCATCGAAGCCGACCGGACGTTCGGCGAGCCGCGCGACGACGCGGGAATGGCCGGTCTTGCGGCGGCCCGCGCCATCGGCCTGCTGACCTACAGGGGATCGCTGGGCTACAACCTCACGCAGCAGGACCGCGAGGAGCTTCCGGCCGTGCACCGCGCATCGAGCTACCAGCAGTATCAGGGAGAGAAGCTCTGCAGACGCTACAACGCCTACTCCTATTACGCCATTCTCAACGCATTCGACACCCACGACGCAGGACGCGGACGCGGCGGGGTAGCGGCCGCCCTGAGTCGGATCGCGGCTCGCACGATCGTCGTCGGCATTACGACCGACATCATCTTCACCCCGACCGAGATGCGTGACCTGCAAGGCATGATCGCCGGAAGCGTCTACCACGAAATAGACTCGCCGTTCGGACACGACGGATTTCTGGTCGAGCACGAACAGCTGAACGACATCCTCCGTCCGTTCATGAATAACGAATAATCAACAAACATGCAGCATATGGGTAAAATTAAAATCGGCCTGTTCGGATTCGGCGTCGTCGGACAAGGTATTTACGAAGTGGTCCGCAAATCGAAGAACGCCAATGCCGAAATCGTCAAAATCTGCGTCCGCTCGCTCGACAAACCCCGTTCGATCGACCGTTCGCACTTCACGGACTCTCCGGCGGAGATCCTCGACAATCCCGAAATCGACCTGATCGTCGAGGTGATCGACGACGCCAAAGCGTCGTACGACATCGTGAAAAGCGCCCTGCTGAAAGGGATTCCCGTCGTTTCGGGCAACAAGACGATGCTGGCGCACCACCTGCCCGAAATGATCGAAATCCAGAAAAAGCACAACGTGGCGCTGCTTTACGACGCTTCGTCGTGCGGTTCGATTCCGGTCATCCGCAACCTCGAAGAGTATTACGACAACGACCTGCTGCTCGAAGTGAAGGGTATCCTGAACGGTTCGTCGAACTACATCCTCTCGCGCGTTTTCGACCACAAGGATTCGTACGCCAACGCACTCGCGCAGGCGCAGGCGCTGGGATTCGCCGAAAGCGACCCGTCGTTCGACATCGGAGGCTACGATTCGCTGTTCAAGCTGGTAATCATCACGGTACACGCACTGGGCACCTATGTCGCGCCGGAGCGTATCTTCACGTACGGCATCTCGACGATTCACGATGCGGACATCCAGTACGCCCGCGAGAAAAACGTCAAAATCAAGCTGGTGGCGCAGGTCGTGAAGGTGAGCGACGAACACTTCACGATGTTCGTCATGCCGGAGTTCGTGACGCCCGCCAAGTATATCTACAGCGTTGACGACGAGTACAACGGCGTGGTGATCCGCGGCGAGTGCTACGACCGGCAGTTCATGTTCGGCAAGGGCGCCGGAAGCCTTCCGACGGCTTCGTCGATCCTGAGCGACATCATGGCCCGCCTGCACGGCTACCGCTACGAATACAAGAAGCTGAGCTATATCCAGAAGCCCGACTATACGACCGACATCACGCTGAAGATATACGTCCGGTACACGGATACCGACATTCACGGCATCCTGAACTTCACGAAGATTCACGAACAGTACACCAGCGAAAAGAGCAACTACGTCATCGGCGACATCCTGTTGAGCGAACTGATCGCCAAACGCGACCGGCTCTGCGGCGACGACGTGTTCGTGGCCAATATTCCGATCTTCTTCCTGAACCGCGACTGACGCCGGGCGCGACCGGGCAAAACACAAAAAACGCAGTGCAACCGCACTACAGAAAAGGTCCCCGTTTTCGGGGACCTTTGTTTCGTTGCAGCGCTTCAGCGCACTATTTCGCGTCTTTCACGCAGCGAAGCGAAACTCCGTTACCCGCCGGCAGCGATGAAGGCGACGGATTGCCGCCGGACGCATAGAACAACAGCGCACTGTAGCTGCTTCCCCCGTCGTCGGTCGCGGCGCTCATCAGATAACCGCTTTTAGCAGACGAGACATAGTTCTTTGAAACGGAATTCCACATGCCGGCGAGCGTAAATCCGCAATCGGGACCCACGGCCAGCGTTTGCAGTTCGTCGATATAAGGTACATGCCAGCCCTCCGGGCAGATTCCCCGGACCGGAGCGCCGGAAACGGCCTGTGCGCCGCCCAGCGCCACAGTAAAGCTGTACAGCATGCCGTGTTCGCGGACGTACTCCGCATCTTCGTTGCCGTCGGGATACCAAATGCCCTTCGTCAGCAACGCTTCGTCGGGCACATAGCGCAGGTTCTCGGCCATCCAGACCGTCTCCCCGACAGTCGTCGTCCGGTAGGTCACGCCCCCGTAGGAGAGCGTCTGCGAATCGTCGCCGTCGTCACCGCCGCCGCTGCCGTCGAGCGATCCGCCGTCTTCCCAATCACCGATATCGCCGCTGAGCGAAATTTGGATCTCCTCGTTGGTAACGAGAACCGACATATCGTACCGTCTGCCGCTTTCGAGCTGTGCCGAAGAGAGGGTTTTAGTGTGGCTCCTGCCGTCGTCCGTGGTGACCGTGACGGTCAGGGCGGCCTGCTGGGGCGCCAGTATCACGCGATAGGTAGCGCCGGGCTTCACCTCGCAGGCTTTGACCTCCGCAGCGGCAACGCCGCTTTTGGCCGCCGCCTTCGGCATCGAATAGTCGATCTCGGCCGTCGGAACGAGTCCGCCGACGCTGACTCCGGTCACCACCGCACTCGAACTGTTGGAGACCACGATCGTCAGCTGCGACATCACATGGTAGAAAATCATGCCGACAGGCGCCGAAACGGGCGTAACATCGGTTTTCACGGCCGCCAGCAGGTCGGACGGCCCGTTGCCCTGCGTCTGGTCCGAGGAGACGGTGAATTCGTCGGGTCTTCCGCCTTCGGCATAGGGATAATAGGCCGTCAATACGGACTTTTCATTCAGGTCGTTGTACCACGACAGCCCGGACGCCGTAAAAGCCGTGCCGTCGTAGGTCATCGGCACGTTCTCGGCGTACGGGGCACTCCCTTTGGAGATCGTCAGACCGATACGGTCGCCGGTATCGAAATGCAGACCCGTGACGCGCGTACGGATAGCCGGAGCGATCTTCACGCAAAGCGTACCTTTCTCGGACTCCGCGCAGCCGGCCGCAATAAGGACCGCCAGAGCCATGAACAAAATCTTTCTCATCTCTTGATAATCGTAAAAAGTGACTTTTCAGTACAAAAATAAACCTTTTTACGTTATTACCAAGTGTTTCCGCTAATTTTTGTAATAGGATTCGTCGAGTCCGAGAATGAAATCGTCCCGGCGGCGGAACGTGACGAGCGTGAGCGCCAGCACCAGCGCCGCATTGAAGAAAAACGGGAAACGGTCGCTGTGGGTTCCGAACAGATGCCGGAAAAGGTCCACGATAAAGGGACAGACCATCACGGCCAGATAGTTCATCGCCATCACGAACGACAGCGCCAGCGTCGCCGAGCGCGGCGGAGCGATCGTCGCCGCCTTGTCGTAAATGACGGGCTGGATCACGCCGTAGCCGAAGCCCGCGCACAAAACCCCGACGACGAGCATCGTCTTGTCGCGGAAAATACCCACGCAGAGCAGCCCGGCGCAGATCAATGCGAGCGAGACGAGATTGACGCTGCGCGTCAGCCGCCGGATAATCTTGTCGATGAAGAGTCCCGGCACCATGATCGCCAGAAAGAAAAGCGAGATCAGCACGCCGGAGAACGAGCTGTCTATCTTGTAGTCGTCGACAAGAAACGAGGCGTAGAACGTCACGACCAGCACGGCGTAGGTGGCGAAAAAATAGAACAGCATCAGCCCGACGAGCTTGCGGCGGTCAATCATCTTATGGCGCATCTGGATGCTCTGCTCCGGTTCGGGAGTGGAGCGTCCGCGCCTGAGGAAAAACGACAGGGCCAGCGAGACGCCCGGCAGGGTATAGACCAGAAAGGGCAGATGCCAGTTCACATCGGCCAGATAGCCGGCGACGACGGTGGCCAGCACGAGGGTCAGGTTGTTGATCGCCGAACTGTAGCCCAGCTGGCGCACGCGGTAATCGCCCGTGAAATAATCGACCACGAGTCCCGTCGAAAGCGGAATCACCATGCCTGCGCCGATGCCGAGAATACAGCTGATGACGATCAGCCACGCCATGCTCTTGGCAAAAATGCAGGCGACGCCGCTCAGGAAGAAGACCGCAAGTCCGACGGTGAGAATCCGGAGTTTGTCCCTGCCCACGGAGAGGCGTCCCGAAAGCAGCACGAAGGGGATGATAAGCAGCGACGGAAGCGAGGTCAGCATCTGAATTTCGAGGTCGGTGGCTTTGGGAAATATCCGGTTCAGATCCCCCAGAATCGGAGATATGGCAAGTCCCGGCAGCGAGGCGATCGCCGACACGGACCAGATCGCCAGCAATACCGTAAGCGTGATCGTACCTTTTCCTGTTTTGATTTTCATTGCCCGGCAGTTTACCGCCCGACACCGCAACTGTTATACCAAACAACAACAGGCCGGCATGCTGCCGGCCCGTTGTCTTGTCTTGCATATCGGTCGTCTACAGATTCTTCACCTTCACGCAGCGCACCTGCATGCCGTTGGCGCGGGCATACGCTTCGGCAGGCGCGATGCCGCCCGTCCCGGTGAGCTTCTCGTACCAGAAATGAAGCGCGTGCGACTGCGTGCCGTTCACGGCGGTAGTCCAGTAAAGTCCCTCCCAAGGCTGCGCGATATCCGCACGGGTATACAACTTCATCTTCGCTTCATCCTTCGGAATATAAATATTCTGAATCTTGCCGTCGTCGTAGCGGCGGCGTCCGCCGCCCATGAAGAACGATTCGGCTTTTCCGTCGGTCAGCGTCCAGCCGAATTTCTCCTCGTCGCCCGCGGCGGGAGTTCCGACGATCTCAAGCCCGGCAAAAGCGGCCGAAGGAGCGACGCGCCAGCCGTAGGGGCAGGGGTCGTTCACGCTCTTTGCGCCGGCATCGCCGTCCGACGACCAGCCGGCATCGGACTTGCTCCAGAGCCAGTCGTTATTCGACTCGGCGACGCCCGTAACAAAGGTAAGCGGGTGTTTGACGGCATAATCCATCGTTCCGGTCTCGGCACTCGACGCGACCATCGTCACATAGGTGCGGCTGCCGCTGTCGTTGTACATCGCGGCGCCCTGACCGCTGGAGATCTTATAGGTGCTCGGCCCGATGAACGGATCCTTGCGGCCCCACTGGTAATAAAGACCGTAGGAGGCCAGTATCTCGGACGTCGTCGCATTGCCGTTGGCCAGCGCGCCCAGATTGCGGGTCATCATCGTATAGCCGTTCAGCTCGACCGAACCGTTTTCGCCTTCGGGATCATAATCCGTCGCCCAGACATGCCAGCTCCAGATCAGTTCGTCGTTGGCATCGTAAGCGCCGATCACGGCGTTGCCCTTGAGAATCTTGTTGCTGTCTTCGGTGTCGGCTCCGATGTAGAACGACGCCTTGCCGTTCTCCATCTGCAGATACTGCACCAGTCCCGACGCAGATTTCCAGATAACGCCCAGATGATCCGTCGCCAGCGGCGAACCGTCGCCTTTGTGCATGACGTCGAACAGGTAGTTGGTCTCTTTCACGGATGCCATATAACTGTTGGCCACGCCCGCCGCGCTCAGGTCCACGGTCTTTACGACGCCGACGAAAAGCACGCCCGAAACGCTCGTCCCGCCCGGAGTGACCCCGGCCAGCACGACCGTACCCGATTCGACGGCCGTACCCTTTTCGAGTGCCGTGGCCGAAGGAGCTATGACCGTAAGCATGCCCGTGGTTTGGTCGAGCATCGGCTCGTCCCAGCCCGTGGGCTGGCTCGTAACGGAGAGCGTCTTGATGTTCCGCAGGGTGAAGCCCACTGTAGCCATGCCGCTCGGCGCGTCGATGAAGACC contains these protein-coding regions:
- a CDS encoding LruC domain-containing protein, with the protein product MHKVKASQPVFSTAMTLPAGVRNLYVQTTLPDGTVSVSMQPVSAALNVAGAVMKSAEAHKIRTSAATRSESSSMPDYPTLPVKTESDFAEGAVIRQTPAGNIDLGAIWIAKPYAAAAEYYIPAGAEITGNINLNGKFSPHSAPVLYVAGKLTLNASVTIGQATLAVLPGGEVYIREAKANLQQNAVYPAIYVFEGGTFTTDQTSFSCKTIVNEGTFVVNGLFNVNTSCEFYNGASAALQAGEVEVTNKAKLYNDGKVESADFRLNTYAELHNCENGTVAIDGTFYVTNYSVTYQKGVATMDKLEARGGGTLYVNCYTAADDVIAEGAKFYIASGSGLDAGTVYFNSNTELYAAAGSIFSMNEYNASRSGGNVRIVSQAQADQPMAVVVIREKGVSSRYYGTKFEGLMEVVYDNAADAKYVIDAGSLIGGAVMRDKQTVVIAESKCNGGKEPVTPDPEPEPEIIEVIGAPYTYCFEDGWPWIGDYDMNDVVVVTGIDRLVNKESGKVGSIRINWELKAAGAAHLNAFAVQLDKVAASQVASVETTNTAFGKGAFAGPGLESGNEYAVIPLFNTAQEILGEGTYINTSKGTAPVPTVKHTTTVTFTRPVDAAAVLESAVNAFIVVNSKSSGVFSRDTEVHMPTYKPTGFAVVSGNTFAEAEPYKYFVSKGTGMKDNYMMWALMISGEFRYPAERKDIRTAYTYFNAWAASGGAQHVDWYEDEADEDMLY
- a CDS encoding homoserine O-acetyltransferase family protein, with protein sequence MEPRIYIAPGPFRLETGHTLPELKIAYHTYGELNAAHDNVVWVCHALTANSDVADWWPHTVETGKFLDPARHFVVCANILGSHYGTTGPLHTNPQTGTPYYRDFPPFTIRDIVRAHILLADALGIGRIGALVGSSVGGFQAVEWAVTEPQRIGKLVLIATSAKASPWSIAIDETQRMAIEADRTFGEPRDDAGMAGLAAARAIGLLTYRGSLGYNLTQQDREELPAVHRASSYQQYQGEKLCRRYNAYSYYAILNAFDTHDAGRGRGGVAAALSRIAARTIVVGITTDIIFTPTEMRDLQGMIAGSVYHEIDSPFGHDGFLVEHEQLNDILRPFMNNE
- a CDS encoding fimbrillin family protein; this translates as MRKILFMALAVLIAAGCAESEKGTLCVKIAPAIRTRVTGLHFDTGDRIGLTISKGSAPYAENVPMTYDGTAFTASGLSWYNDLNEKSVLTAYYPYAEGGRPDEFTVSSDQTQGNGPSDLLAAVKTDVTPVSAPVGMIFYHVMSQLTIVVSNSSSAVVTGVSVGGLVPTAEIDYSMPKAAAKSGVAAAEVKACEVKPGATYRVILAPQQAALTVTVTTDDGRSHTKTLSSAQLESGRRYDMSVLVTNEEIQISLSGDIGDWEDGGSLDGSGGGDDGDDSQTLSYGGVTYRTTTVGETVWMAENLRYVPDEALLTKGIWYPDGNEDAEYVREHGMLYSFTVALGGAQAVSGAPVRGICPEGWHVPYIDELQTLAVGPDCGFTLAGMWNSVSKNYVSSAKSGYLMSAATDDGGSSYSALLFYASGGNPSPSSLPAGNGVSLRCVKDAK
- a CDS encoding MFS transporter, encoding MKIKTGKGTITLTVLLAIWSVSAIASLPGLAISPILGDLNRIFPKATDLEIQMLTSLPSLLIIPFVLLSGRLSVGRDKLRILTVGLAVFFLSGVACIFAKSMAWLIVISCILGIGAGMVIPLSTGLVVDYFTGDYRVRQLGYSSAINNLTLVLATVVAGYLADVNWHLPFLVYTLPGVSLALSFFLRRGRSTPEPEQSIQMRHKMIDRRKLVGLMLFYFFATYAVLVVTFYASFLVDDYKIDSSFSGVLISLFFLAIMVPGLFIDKIIRRLTRSVNLVSLALICAGLLCVGIFRDKTMLVVGVLCAGFGYGVIQPVIYDKAATIAPPRSATLALSFVMAMNYLAVMVCPFIVDLFRHLFGTHSDRFPFFFNAALVLALTLVTFRRRDDFILGLDESYYKN
- a CDS encoding O-acetylhomoserine aminocarboxypropyltransferase/cysteine synthase family protein, which gives rise to MTPKNYRFETLQVHAGQQPDPVTGSRALPIYQTTSYVFDSAEQGAARFALREEGNIYTRLSNPTTSVFEERMAALEGGTAAVAAASGMAAQYLAFSNLVEAGDNIVSTSFLYGGTFSQFKHTFARIGVEVRFAQGDDIRSIASLMDDRTKAVYLETIGNPEFNVPDFEPIVALAHKHGIAVVTDNTFGAGGFLCRPIEWGVNVVTHSATKWIGGHGTSLGGVVVDGGNFDWGNGRYPLLSEPSEGYHGFNFWKECGKTAFATRTRCEGLRDIGPCISPFNAFLLTQGLETLSLRVQRSVDNALAVAEWLEKHPKIEHVSYPGLKSSKYHTLAKKYLRNGFGGVLTFRVKGSAEQASKIVDNLGLISHLANVGDAKTLLIHPASTTHAQLGEQELAASGVYPNLLRLSLGIEHIDDIKEDLNEALKHL
- a CDS encoding homoserine dehydrogenase translates to MGKIKIGLFGFGVVGQGIYEVVRKSKNANAEIVKICVRSLDKPRSIDRSHFTDSPAEILDNPEIDLIVEVIDDAKASYDIVKSALLKGIPVVSGNKTMLAHHLPEMIEIQKKHNVALLYDASSCGSIPVIRNLEEYYDNDLLLEVKGILNGSSNYILSRVFDHKDSYANALAQAQALGFAESDPSFDIGGYDSLFKLVIITVHALGTYVAPERIFTYGISTIHDADIQYAREKNVKIKLVAQVVKVSDEHFTMFVMPEFVTPAKYIYSVDDEYNGVVIRGECYDRQFMFGKGAGSLPTASSILSDIMARLHGYRYEYKKLSYIQKPDYTTDITLKIYVRYTDTDIHGILNFTKIHEQYTSEKSNYVIGDILLSELIAKRDRLCGDDVFVANIPIFFLNRD